One segment of Pseudomonadota bacterium DNA contains the following:
- a CDS encoding oxidoreductase, translated as MKRKTVLITGASAGIGKETAKRLVHEGHIVYTAARRIENMDDLKALGCRPLKMDITSETDITAVVDTIRDEQGGVDILINNAGFGTQGSVEETTLDDARYQFDVNLFGLARLTQLVLPTMRENRFGKIINVSSVGGRIYVPLGGWYHATKHALEGWSDCLRTEVAQFGIDVVIIEPGAIATEFNDVFVGPMLERSGDGPYRQLAHGLAKMARDMESRPSGSSPPDVIARTIVRAINARRPKTRYVAGKLAKPILFARRVLSDRMFDRLIGTMVA; from the coding sequence ATGAAACGCAAGACGGTTTTGATTACGGGTGCCTCGGCGGGCATTGGCAAAGAGACGGCCAAACGTCTGGTTCACGAAGGTCACATCGTCTATACGGCGGCGCGGCGAATCGAAAACATGGACGATCTGAAAGCATTGGGCTGTCGCCCGTTGAAAATGGATATCACCAGTGAGACCGATATCACGGCGGTGGTTGACACCATTCGTGATGAACAAGGTGGCGTCGATATCCTGATTAACAACGCTGGATTTGGTACTCAAGGATCCGTCGAGGAGACCACGCTCGACGACGCACGCTACCAGTTTGACGTCAACCTATTTGGTCTAGCGCGACTCACGCAGTTAGTTCTGCCGACTATGCGCGAAAATCGGTTTGGCAAGATCATCAATGTCTCTTCAGTCGGCGGAAGAATATACGTGCCCCTTGGCGGTTGGTACCACGCGACCAAACATGCGCTGGAAGGGTGGAGTGATTGTTTGCGTACAGAGGTGGCTCAGTTTGGCATTGACGTTGTGATCATTGAGCCCGGTGCTATTGCTACTGAGTTCAACGACGTTTTTGTCGGGCCGATGTTGGAACGTTCAGGCGACGGCCCCTATAGGCAGCTCGCTCATGGTTTGGCGAAAATGGCCCGCGACATGGAATCGCGGCCAAGTGGCAGCTCGCCGCCGGATGTCATTGCGCGGACCATCGTACGAGCGATCAATGCGCGTCGTCCCAAAACTCGGTACGTAGCCGGAAAACTCGCTAAGCCGATTCTTTTTGCTCGCCGCGTGCTAAGCGATCGAATGTTCGACCGACTAATCGGCACGATGGTGGCATAG